The proteins below come from a single Diceros bicornis minor isolate mBicDic1 chromosome 3, mDicBic1.mat.cur, whole genome shotgun sequence genomic window:
- the CBLL1 gene encoding E3 ubiquitin-protein ligase Hakai isoform X1 has protein sequence MPPWPAWDWSPSRHRGVTLALQHWGVAVRKKSHRALPAPGKGLLLPGLLSGVIPTASVPATASSSLVLLSSELGRRAARARGEERAGSSLLPPGRSALRMDNELQGTNSSGSLGGLDVRRRIPIKLISKQGNKAKAAPRTPRTVNRMPAKAPPGDEEGFDYNEEERYDCKGGELFGNQRRFPGHLFWDFQINILGEKDDTPVHFCDKCGLPIKIYGRMIPCKHVFCYDCAILHEKKGDKMCPGCSDPVQRIEQCTRGSLFMCSIVQGCKRTYLSQRDLQAHINHRHMRAGKPVTRASLENVHPPIAPPPAEIPDRFIMPPDKHHMSHIPPKQHIMMPPPPLQHVPHEHYNQPHEDIRAPPAELSMAPPPPRSVSQETFRISTRKHSNLITVPIQDDSNSGAREPPPPAPAPAHHHPEYQGQPVVSHPHHIMPPQQHYAPPPPPPPPISHPMPHPPQAAGTPHLVYSQAPPPPMTSAPPPITPPPGHIIAQMPPYMNHPPPGPPPPQHGGPPVTAPPPHHYNPNSLPQFTEDQGTLSPPFTQPGGMSPGIWPAPRGPPPPPRMQGPPSQTPLPGPHHPDQTRYRPYYQ, from the exons ATGCCCCCTTGGCCAGCCTGGGACTGGTCGCCCAGCAGGCATAGAGGGGTTACCCTCGCCCTACAGCACTGGGGTGTGGCGGTGAGAAAGAAATCGCACAGAGCTTTGCCCGCGCCCGGCAAGGGCCTGCTACTTCCCGGCCTACTCTCCGGCGTGATACCCACAGCCTCCGTGCCGGCAACAGCCTCTTCTTCTCTGGTTCTGCTGAGCTCCGAGCTGGGACGGCGGGCGGCGCGGGCCCgtggggaggagagagctggctcttctcttcttcctcccggGCGCTCTGCCCTACGTATGG ACAATGAGTTACAAGGCACTAACAGTTCTGGATCATTGGGTGGTCTTGATGTTCGAAGACGAATTCCTATAAAGCTCATCTCCAAACAAGGGAACAAAGCCAAAGCTGCGCCTCGGACTCCAAGGACTGTGAACAGGATGCCTGCCAAGGCTCCACCTGGGGATGAAG AAGGATTTGATTATAATGAAGAAGAACGGTATGACTGTAAAGGGGGCGAACTGTTTGGAAATCAGCGAAGATTTCCTGGACACCTTTTTTGGGACTTTCag ATAAACATCTTAGGTGAAAAGGATGATACACCAGTTCATTTCTGTGACAAATGTGGATTGCCTATTAAAATCTATGGGCGAATG ATTCCATGCAAGCATGTTTTTTGCTATGACTGTGCTATTTTACATGAAAAAAAGGGAGATAAAATGTGTCCAGG CTGTAGTGATCCTGTGCAGCGAATTGAGCAGTGTACACGAGGTTCTCTCTTCATGTGTAGCATTGTTCAAGGGTGCAAGAGAACATATTTGTCTCAGAGAGACTTACAGGCTCATATCAACCACCGCCACATGAGAGCTGGAAAACCTGTTACCCGTGCTTCACTTGAAAATGTTCATCCTCCTATTGCCCCACCACCAGCTGAAATCCCTGATCGTTTTATAATGCCGCCAGACAAGCACCACATGAGCCATATTCCGCCAAAGCAGCACATCATGATGCCACCACCTCCTTTGCAACACGTGCCACATGAGCACTATAATCAGCCACATGAGGATATTCGTGCTCCTCCAGCAGAATTGTCCATGGCTCCACCTCCACCTCGTTCGGTCAGTCAGGAAACCTTTCGTATTTCAACAAGAAAACACAGCAATTTAATAACTGTCCCTATTCAGGATGACTCAAATTCAGGTGCTAGAGAACCACCACCTCCTGCCCCAGCACCTGCTCACCATCATCCTGAATATCAGGGTCAACCAGTGGTATCGCACCCTCATCATATTATGCCTCCACAGCAACATTAtgcaccacccccacctcctccaccaccaatAAGCCATCCAATGCCACATCCTCCCCAGGCTGCAGGTACTCCTCACTTGGTTTATAGTCAAGCTCCACCTCCACCAATGACCTCTGCTCCACCACCAATAACCCCTCCCCCTGGACATATTATTGCCCAGATGCCACCTTATATGAATCATCCTCCTCCAGGACCTCCCCCACCTCAACATGGTGGTCCACCTGTAACTGCACCCCCTCCTCACCATTATAATCCTAACTCTTTACCCCAGTTCACTGAAGATCAAGGAACTCTGAGCCCTCCATTTACACAACCAGGGGGAATGAGTCCTGGTATATGGCCTGCACCAAGAGGGCCACCACCTCCTCCACGAATGCAGGGTCCGCCTTCTCAAACCCCACTTCCTGGACCACATCATCCAGATCAGACAAGATATAGACCGTATTACCAATGA
- the CBLL1 gene encoding E3 ubiquitin-protein ligase Hakai isoform X4, producing the protein MDHTDNELQGTNSSGSLGGLDVRRRIPIKLISKQGNKAKAAPRTPRTVNRMPAKAPPGDEGFDYNEEERYDCKGGELFGNQRRFPGHLFWDFQINILGEKDDTPVHFCDKCGLPIKIYGRMIPCKHVFCYDCAILHEKKGDKMCPGCSDPVQRIEQCTRGSLFMCSIVQGCKRTYLSQRDLQAHINHRHMRAGKPVTRASLENVHPPIAPPPAEIPDRFIMPPDKHHMSHIPPKQHIMMPPPPLQHVPHEHYNQPHEDIRAPPAELSMAPPPPRSVSQETFRISTRKHSNLITVPIQDDSNSGAREPPPPAPAPAHHHPEYQGQPVVSHPHHIMPPQQHYAPPPPPPPPISHPMPHPPQAAGTPHLVYSQAPPPPMTSAPPPITPPPGHIIAQMPPYMNHPPPGPPPPQHGGPPVTAPPPHHYNPNSLPQFTEDQGTLSPPFTQPGGMSPGIWPAPRGPPPPPRMQGPPSQTPLPGPHHPDQTRYRPYYQ; encoded by the exons ATGGATCACACTG ACAATGAGTTACAAGGCACTAACAGTTCTGGATCATTGGGTGGTCTTGATGTTCGAAGACGAATTCCTATAAAGCTCATCTCCAAACAAGGGAACAAAGCCAAAGCTGCGCCTCGGACTCCAAGGACTGTGAACAGGATGCCTGCCAAGGCTCCACCTGGGGATGAAG GATTTGATTATAATGAAGAAGAACGGTATGACTGTAAAGGGGGCGAACTGTTTGGAAATCAGCGAAGATTTCCTGGACACCTTTTTTGGGACTTTCag ATAAACATCTTAGGTGAAAAGGATGATACACCAGTTCATTTCTGTGACAAATGTGGATTGCCTATTAAAATCTATGGGCGAATG ATTCCATGCAAGCATGTTTTTTGCTATGACTGTGCTATTTTACATGAAAAAAAGGGAGATAAAATGTGTCCAGG CTGTAGTGATCCTGTGCAGCGAATTGAGCAGTGTACACGAGGTTCTCTCTTCATGTGTAGCATTGTTCAAGGGTGCAAGAGAACATATTTGTCTCAGAGAGACTTACAGGCTCATATCAACCACCGCCACATGAGAGCTGGAAAACCTGTTACCCGTGCTTCACTTGAAAATGTTCATCCTCCTATTGCCCCACCACCAGCTGAAATCCCTGATCGTTTTATAATGCCGCCAGACAAGCACCACATGAGCCATATTCCGCCAAAGCAGCACATCATGATGCCACCACCTCCTTTGCAACACGTGCCACATGAGCACTATAATCAGCCACATGAGGATATTCGTGCTCCTCCAGCAGAATTGTCCATGGCTCCACCTCCACCTCGTTCGGTCAGTCAGGAAACCTTTCGTATTTCAACAAGAAAACACAGCAATTTAATAACTGTCCCTATTCAGGATGACTCAAATTCAGGTGCTAGAGAACCACCACCTCCTGCCCCAGCACCTGCTCACCATCATCCTGAATATCAGGGTCAACCAGTGGTATCGCACCCTCATCATATTATGCCTCCACAGCAACATTAtgcaccacccccacctcctccaccaccaatAAGCCATCCAATGCCACATCCTCCCCAGGCTGCAGGTACTCCTCACTTGGTTTATAGTCAAGCTCCACCTCCACCAATGACCTCTGCTCCACCACCAATAACCCCTCCCCCTGGACATATTATTGCCCAGATGCCACCTTATATGAATCATCCTCCTCCAGGACCTCCCCCACCTCAACATGGTGGTCCACCTGTAACTGCACCCCCTCCTCACCATTATAATCCTAACTCTTTACCCCAGTTCACTGAAGATCAAGGAACTCTGAGCCCTCCATTTACACAACCAGGGGGAATGAGTCCTGGTATATGGCCTGCACCAAGAGGGCCACCACCTCCTCCACGAATGCAGGGTCCGCCTTCTCAAACCCCACTTCCTGGACCACATCATCCAGATCAGACAAGATATAGACCGTATTACCAATGA
- the CBLL1 gene encoding E3 ubiquitin-protein ligase Hakai isoform X3 has translation MDHTDNELQGTNSSGSLGGLDVRRRIPIKLISKQGNKAKAAPRTPRTVNRMPAKAPPGDEEGFDYNEEERYDCKGGELFGNQRRFPGHLFWDFQINILGEKDDTPVHFCDKCGLPIKIYGRMIPCKHVFCYDCAILHEKKGDKMCPGCSDPVQRIEQCTRGSLFMCSIVQGCKRTYLSQRDLQAHINHRHMRAGKPVTRASLENVHPPIAPPPAEIPDRFIMPPDKHHMSHIPPKQHIMMPPPPLQHVPHEHYNQPHEDIRAPPAELSMAPPPPRSVSQETFRISTRKHSNLITVPIQDDSNSGAREPPPPAPAPAHHHPEYQGQPVVSHPHHIMPPQQHYAPPPPPPPPISHPMPHPPQAAGTPHLVYSQAPPPPMTSAPPPITPPPGHIIAQMPPYMNHPPPGPPPPQHGGPPVTAPPPHHYNPNSLPQFTEDQGTLSPPFTQPGGMSPGIWPAPRGPPPPPRMQGPPSQTPLPGPHHPDQTRYRPYYQ, from the exons ATGGATCACACTG ACAATGAGTTACAAGGCACTAACAGTTCTGGATCATTGGGTGGTCTTGATGTTCGAAGACGAATTCCTATAAAGCTCATCTCCAAACAAGGGAACAAAGCCAAAGCTGCGCCTCGGACTCCAAGGACTGTGAACAGGATGCCTGCCAAGGCTCCACCTGGGGATGAAG AAGGATTTGATTATAATGAAGAAGAACGGTATGACTGTAAAGGGGGCGAACTGTTTGGAAATCAGCGAAGATTTCCTGGACACCTTTTTTGGGACTTTCag ATAAACATCTTAGGTGAAAAGGATGATACACCAGTTCATTTCTGTGACAAATGTGGATTGCCTATTAAAATCTATGGGCGAATG ATTCCATGCAAGCATGTTTTTTGCTATGACTGTGCTATTTTACATGAAAAAAAGGGAGATAAAATGTGTCCAGG CTGTAGTGATCCTGTGCAGCGAATTGAGCAGTGTACACGAGGTTCTCTCTTCATGTGTAGCATTGTTCAAGGGTGCAAGAGAACATATTTGTCTCAGAGAGACTTACAGGCTCATATCAACCACCGCCACATGAGAGCTGGAAAACCTGTTACCCGTGCTTCACTTGAAAATGTTCATCCTCCTATTGCCCCACCACCAGCTGAAATCCCTGATCGTTTTATAATGCCGCCAGACAAGCACCACATGAGCCATATTCCGCCAAAGCAGCACATCATGATGCCACCACCTCCTTTGCAACACGTGCCACATGAGCACTATAATCAGCCACATGAGGATATTCGTGCTCCTCCAGCAGAATTGTCCATGGCTCCACCTCCACCTCGTTCGGTCAGTCAGGAAACCTTTCGTATTTCAACAAGAAAACACAGCAATTTAATAACTGTCCCTATTCAGGATGACTCAAATTCAGGTGCTAGAGAACCACCACCTCCTGCCCCAGCACCTGCTCACCATCATCCTGAATATCAGGGTCAACCAGTGGTATCGCACCCTCATCATATTATGCCTCCACAGCAACATTAtgcaccacccccacctcctccaccaccaatAAGCCATCCAATGCCACATCCTCCCCAGGCTGCAGGTACTCCTCACTTGGTTTATAGTCAAGCTCCACCTCCACCAATGACCTCTGCTCCACCACCAATAACCCCTCCCCCTGGACATATTATTGCCCAGATGCCACCTTATATGAATCATCCTCCTCCAGGACCTCCCCCACCTCAACATGGTGGTCCACCTGTAACTGCACCCCCTCCTCACCATTATAATCCTAACTCTTTACCCCAGTTCACTGAAGATCAAGGAACTCTGAGCCCTCCATTTACACAACCAGGGGGAATGAGTCCTGGTATATGGCCTGCACCAAGAGGGCCACCACCTCCTCCACGAATGCAGGGTCCGCCTTCTCAAACCCCACTTCCTGGACCACATCATCCAGATCAGACAAGATATAGACCGTATTACCAATGA
- the CBLL1 gene encoding E3 ubiquitin-protein ligase Hakai isoform X2: MKAAATTNPWDQELELDNELQGTNSSGSLGGLDVRRRIPIKLISKQGNKAKAAPRTPRTVNRMPAKAPPGDEEGFDYNEEERYDCKGGELFGNQRRFPGHLFWDFQINILGEKDDTPVHFCDKCGLPIKIYGRMIPCKHVFCYDCAILHEKKGDKMCPGCSDPVQRIEQCTRGSLFMCSIVQGCKRTYLSQRDLQAHINHRHMRAGKPVTRASLENVHPPIAPPPAEIPDRFIMPPDKHHMSHIPPKQHIMMPPPPLQHVPHEHYNQPHEDIRAPPAELSMAPPPPRSVSQETFRISTRKHSNLITVPIQDDSNSGAREPPPPAPAPAHHHPEYQGQPVVSHPHHIMPPQQHYAPPPPPPPPISHPMPHPPQAAGTPHLVYSQAPPPPMTSAPPPITPPPGHIIAQMPPYMNHPPPGPPPPQHGGPPVTAPPPHHYNPNSLPQFTEDQGTLSPPFTQPGGMSPGIWPAPRGPPPPPRMQGPPSQTPLPGPHHPDQTRYRPYYQ; the protein is encoded by the exons ATGAAAGCAGCGGCAACCACAAACCCCTGGGACCAAGAACTGGAACTAG ACAATGAGTTACAAGGCACTAACAGTTCTGGATCATTGGGTGGTCTTGATGTTCGAAGACGAATTCCTATAAAGCTCATCTCCAAACAAGGGAACAAAGCCAAAGCTGCGCCTCGGACTCCAAGGACTGTGAACAGGATGCCTGCCAAGGCTCCACCTGGGGATGAAG AAGGATTTGATTATAATGAAGAAGAACGGTATGACTGTAAAGGGGGCGAACTGTTTGGAAATCAGCGAAGATTTCCTGGACACCTTTTTTGGGACTTTCag ATAAACATCTTAGGTGAAAAGGATGATACACCAGTTCATTTCTGTGACAAATGTGGATTGCCTATTAAAATCTATGGGCGAATG ATTCCATGCAAGCATGTTTTTTGCTATGACTGTGCTATTTTACATGAAAAAAAGGGAGATAAAATGTGTCCAGG CTGTAGTGATCCTGTGCAGCGAATTGAGCAGTGTACACGAGGTTCTCTCTTCATGTGTAGCATTGTTCAAGGGTGCAAGAGAACATATTTGTCTCAGAGAGACTTACAGGCTCATATCAACCACCGCCACATGAGAGCTGGAAAACCTGTTACCCGTGCTTCACTTGAAAATGTTCATCCTCCTATTGCCCCACCACCAGCTGAAATCCCTGATCGTTTTATAATGCCGCCAGACAAGCACCACATGAGCCATATTCCGCCAAAGCAGCACATCATGATGCCACCACCTCCTTTGCAACACGTGCCACATGAGCACTATAATCAGCCACATGAGGATATTCGTGCTCCTCCAGCAGAATTGTCCATGGCTCCACCTCCACCTCGTTCGGTCAGTCAGGAAACCTTTCGTATTTCAACAAGAAAACACAGCAATTTAATAACTGTCCCTATTCAGGATGACTCAAATTCAGGTGCTAGAGAACCACCACCTCCTGCCCCAGCACCTGCTCACCATCATCCTGAATATCAGGGTCAACCAGTGGTATCGCACCCTCATCATATTATGCCTCCACAGCAACATTAtgcaccacccccacctcctccaccaccaatAAGCCATCCAATGCCACATCCTCCCCAGGCTGCAGGTACTCCTCACTTGGTTTATAGTCAAGCTCCACCTCCACCAATGACCTCTGCTCCACCACCAATAACCCCTCCCCCTGGACATATTATTGCCCAGATGCCACCTTATATGAATCATCCTCCTCCAGGACCTCCCCCACCTCAACATGGTGGTCCACCTGTAACTGCACCCCCTCCTCACCATTATAATCCTAACTCTTTACCCCAGTTCACTGAAGATCAAGGAACTCTGAGCCCTCCATTTACACAACCAGGGGGAATGAGTCCTGGTATATGGCCTGCACCAAGAGGGCCACCACCTCCTCCACGAATGCAGGGTCCGCCTTCTCAAACCCCACTTCCTGGACCACATCATCCAGATCAGACAAGATATAGACCGTATTACCAATGA